aaatattatgcacaTCGAGTAAAAACTAAACAttcgatttaatttgcatattttagcAGCCACCAAAGTGATCATCTgattgaattgttggatgccataataaacaaatgaccgataaacaatttgttcaacaatttgcaataaaaaaaggaccttcctacaataaaaattcaaattttgccaattttctccaaaatgtacagtgcttgaacgtattttcttggcatatttcgattcttctcgtcgagatctgtccaacggtgtatgccacttattggggaaactcttggtttcgaaattaaatcggatttcaagtaaggagacagtcctcaccatttgaagccactttctgaaataaaatttaaagcgctacttaaatcaattttggcttcaactgaaacctaagggatgagttcatgcttTGGCaataagcattttccaggatttttcagtatcaatcctcCTGAAAAAAAGGGGAAAAGTGAGAAAAGACCATCATTAATTTCAAGTAGTGAAACAGTGCTCATTCaccattttaaactttatctaaaaatttattgttcagactaggtcaattttggctttaattcATTGATTGGATTAATTTATGCACTGGCAAATAGAatttccgttttatttttgcagctgcTACAACTCccctcaaaattttaaaccaaatcataatgatttttctcaattaagAACCAGTAATTTTGCTTTAATCCAgaaattggaatattaactCTTCTTTCGTAAGCAAAAGTTTACTGTTAGTTAATTTTAGTGCTAGAGAAATGGTAAAAAACTGAAGTTCCCATATCTAACAATGAatttaatcaacaaaaatatgtaaattgatgaaaataattcagtgCTGATGCTTTTAACAGTTTCTGTCTTCATTTTGCTTCTAAAAATCAAGCATGTAATTTcccttttatatttaattcaaatctttttgccaacaatgcaaatacaaacaaaaattcccCCTTTTTGGCAGCaaaactttctttctcttcaaatCTTTAAAGGCAGAGCGTGGGCGATGAGCGGCGGACGCGAATTAGCGCTGcggaattttaatgaatgcaTATATTGCTATACCGCACGTCTCGAATTAGCAACGGAGATTCCTGGGCGGCCTCTGGCTTCTCTCGCGGCGGGCGATGATGCATGGCCGGGAAATGCTGTCATCTAAAATTGGCACTGGCGCATTGAGTAATCGCCCTTCAATATTTATACGCGGTGCACCGCTTTTCAAGGTCTGTTTTGGTCGCGCATCCAATGTATCATGTCCAACTCGCGACGAGTCGATATATGCTTAAGTGCAGCTGCAGCAGTGCCAATTAATTTGCGGCGAATATTATCATTGCCAGCAGGGAAGATTTGCGACAGGACGTAGTACGCGTGCATCACGAATATGGCCGCCGCCGTGTCGTCGAAATGGCAAAACAAACATTGTTGACAAAAGTCAAGCcgttatcaaattaaaattagacaaCAAACTTGGGGAGAATTTAATACACAGTAGgaggaattattatttacaaggttgtatttatacattttgcgactaaaatatattcaaatctgcagctttttaaaatttaaaagtaggTAGGCTTGCTAAGAAAGGCTGGGAATTTAgacaactaatttttttgataaaaatattaaatttgcggAGGTTAAtgtagatatttttcttgattttaaagaGAGTTTGAAGCTTGAAGGTCAAAATCAGATTGTGCCACTGGGGAATTACCAATATTTTCACTGTCCAAAGCTCGTTTTAGACGTCAGTCTCGTCAGTATAAAAATATCTGTACCTTGTACGAATCTCCAAAGCACGTAATTAGTTGGTCAGACGTTTTGTATGATTGCAAAAccgacaaaatttaaaaataagatgccaaacaacaacaaaattgaaattgtaaataaattttgcaatgaaatcTAAACAAATTACGGAAAAAAGACTCAAtttcattgttaaaattatcccttttatttttctatacaACTTTAACTTATAAACAATTGACGATAATCATTTCAAATCAATCCAATTCAAATCTGGCCATTAACTAATAATTTTGGACCCTTAAATGATGGATTgctgataattataattttgaaaaacaagtaCTCCGTGTCAAACATGTGTAATTGACTAACTGATTTTAAcccgataaaaaaatttgtccttttCTTATCAAAGATGTACTTCTTGGCCAGacgattgaaatttcaaataaaaaatacttgaacAATTCGTCAACTgtcattcaaaaaaattaattgttatctTCGGCCACTCAACATATTGTGCAGATTAGAAAGTAAGTACCTCTACGGTGCTCGATTAATTAGTGATAATTAACTATTAAATTTCGTGTTTATCTATTTCTAATAACAAATTAAGTATGTACAAATTGGCTCATATCGCACGTCGCGCGGCCGTGAAAGATTCCGCGGTTGTTGACGCGCAGAAAGGCAATCGCTGCTGGTCAAAAATAGCAACCCTTTGGTGGCGTCTGATGCGTCATTCGGAGAGACCAGGAAGAAAATATAcgcacaaaacaaaaacagacaCGCACGTACGCTAAGGTTGagcgtgcaaaaataaaatgcccgCTGTACCCGCCGTGACGACtcttcaaaaaaaatttttttcgcgTCTCGTGGACCGGCTCCAAATGAGGCTGTAAAAGAGCTCACACAAAAATAGTTGTAACGACACCTCTCAGTCATCCctgcttttgtttgtttctctgCCGCCCTTGAGGACGGCTTTTTTCAACCCTCGCAGAGTGTGAATcacgcgttttttttttgtaaatgcgcTTCTCGCCGCGCCTCACTTGacgattaattaatatcgCGTGTGTCGGCTCACGCCTCCTCTGAGGACGGcgtctttttattaaaagacgCTGCTCTTACGCACGGATTCTTGGCCCAGAGTTCCACTTGTCGTAATTGACATTCTTCAGCACCAAACTCTCGCCTTTTCCACGAGCTCTCGCAATGTTCGTTTTAAGagcaattctaaaaatattgtatttgaTCTCGACGTTTGTTCTGCTCTACCACTCAAATAGAGTTTAAATAAGCTGAAATAAgacagtttaatttcagagTGCTTCTTAAATTAGACATTTCGTAGTCACttgaaatttgtgattttgttaAACCAACAAATTTCAACCGAATAAAACAGACTTCCTaatagtttgttttaaatatctgAATTTAAAGTTACATAACCACgttttagcaaattaattttagaggCCGCACAAAGACTCGCAAGAAAAGTAAGAACAAAAGAgagcattcaaattaataaaattaaattagcttgAACACACATGAACAGTTTAATTGGGGCaagtataaatttaaagcaagcGTTGTgaggaaaattaacaaaaaaaaaaaaatgcttctgTATATCTAAAAATAGGGACCGCAGCGCAGAGggaaagaatttaaatgaGTTTCCAtatataaacattaaaaatagacCGCGCAAATCCCTCCTGCGCGTGTATTCGAGCCTAAATCgcgtgcaattaattttatactgTATCTGCCCATGTGGCGCCTCGATTGATCAGGGCGCggtcgtaaaattaaatcgtctTGGCAGACTTTGTTGAAAATCGACGGcagtataattaattaaaaaatcacttggCGCTGTTCCAGGCCCGTCGAGGGATCGAAAACTGACCAGCGGGGCCAGAAAGCTATGCAGCACGTGGCAAAGGAGATCCTCGAGTTGTGCGAGATCATCAACGATTGCGGCCAGAGCGTGCCAACCAGCAAAAGTCACAAGTACATTCGCTTTGGCGAGCTTTTCAATGTAAGTCTGTGTCTCCGCGCGCCCGCCACGTGCTCGCGCTCACTCTGTGTGCGTCTGTCGGGGAATTTCTCTAAAAACCTATTCTCGTTGCAGATTTACACACACATTTCAAACAAAGTCGTCGGCATCCTTCTCAGAGCCAGGAAGCACTGTTTCGTCGACTTCGAGGGCGAAGTTTTATTCCAggtaaggaaaaaataaataaattaactaattttgatTATGTAACATTGTATGtgtatttgaatatttaattcccATAAAAGTTTATCCatgccaaaaagaaaaaaacctgctgagattaaaaaagcaatcaagggatattaaatagaaaaaattctgCTCTTGATAATggttaaataattgtaaagtACCTAACTGAAAAGAACAACCCAAATTCAAGAATTgacagtttaaattattacaaggAAATTCtttggattttaaatgttttaattttttattttgcgaaatCACAGAATTTGTGAAGCCTTTTTCCTATTTTGCTTTTCGATTTGAcagttttagcaattttttaaaaatcccaaaatttataaattaatttaaaaatacagtttttgctAAGTTTAGCTGATATTTTACTTCCATGCAGAGATATTTCAATTAGATAAATCGATCAGCGAGACATTTTTGTCTTACTTTTTGGAAACAATTTCCCTTAAGGGATGGTTCCGGGTGTTGAACGGTTAGCCGTTGAGCaaataattcaactttttGAATGCTGCTAATgatgatacattttttttacttgtaCATTAGAAATTGTCTtggatgtaatttttttaattttagaaaaagttGAGTTagtcaagaaaatataaaaaagataaattaattttatattaataacaGAATTTAGCTACGATAAGGACCCATTTGCAAATTCCACAGCAAGTCTAAAATCCAAGGAATATTCCTTAAATGACCTATCTTAGTTTCCTTAATAAATCAGGCAGGCTCAGCTGCTCTCCTAAGcaagtaaattttcaatttagtatttttcaaactgaatTTTTGTCTCTAAAATTACTGATAGTTGCCAAAGTTAGTGAAAACTagccttatttaattattttccaattgcttacattttttattcgctaATGATTTGATAATAAAGGTGAACAAAATGCAGTACAAAATCTACAATTTCAAGCTGTCCAAATTTTCGCTCTGGACCCTtaaaatcaaggtttttctGATCCTACAttttattctttgtcattTGGAAGAGTGAAAAACACTCTAAAAActcattatttatgtaaagCTTAAagcaaagaacaaaattaatgtgcCGATTTTTGTCCccaagaatattaaaaagcacctaaaattataaactatTTCAGCCAGGTAAACAAGAAATAGATTAAAAAGTTGTAAATTTCATCCAAGAAAACCGACTAAAATTCCATTCTTCgttcatttatttctaatttttatctatACTCCAAAGAAAAATCCTCTCCAATTGATTGCAACATTTCCTTGCATTTAAATATCTCGCTATAATTTCTGTTGCAGAGAAGAGACGACGACGTGCCCATCCTAATGGTGAAAACCATCGAGGAGATCCGATCGATATTCAAGAGTGGTAATGCCCTCAACCACGGGACCAATAGGtgagaaaagaaaagcagTTTTGTTTACTCAGCATATTCGATAACTGAACGTTTATTACTcgagtgtatgtgtgtgtgttgcaaGTGATGATGCATCCAAAGTGTGTGTTGTGTACGTTACGTCATAGACGATTAGTTTGTCAACATCCAAATTCGCATTTCATGTGTTGGCTTGCCACAAAAGATGCTCTTACGCTAGTAATTGTAGATCAGTTTTCTGTTGTCGTTAAcataaaacaatgaaatataAGCAATGTAATAAATTCGATTGGcgcaatttacaaaaatatgtgtgtgtttgtttttctgttACAGTTATGCTGCTCCTGTCAGCGGAAGATGAAAATCATTCAGACGCGTCGAGTTCTCAAATATTTCCAGGGCTAAAATTGTCCAATTTGGTCACAGATGTCGAGGGAGGGAAGGAAACCATCGTTTTTATCTATGTTATTGTACATCTCAGCTTAACTGTTGTCGTGTTCTCTCAGAATTTCTGCATCTTaagctatattttattttattttgactagaatttaataatgttattttaatgttaattttacgGTGACAGTGAAATTATCATTCTTCTGTTTGTGGATCAGATAGTGAAActcttgcattattttaattaaaaatagactcAGAAATTTCTCGGCTGCTTTTCATTCTCGTCCCCGCAACTTTGTTTGCTCCACCGAATCACAAAATCCCATTTATAATAGTATTTTAACATTGCATTTAAGTGTGATAGCGATcaaattattatcttttgtGCAGGACATCGTGTTGACTTGAACGCAATCAATTCACATTATTTATCGATATCTTCATATCTTTAATAGCAAtaatggaaattcaattattgatctttgctcaaaaaagtattaataaccgcaataatatttaatgtacATTATACAATAGGTAGCAGGGATCCtatataaattacaaaaaagtggaaaaaagcaaaactgaAACACGAAGTTCCTCCTCACGAGTTAAACCAGAAAGCGACCGACgcaaagtttaaaaactattcaaccgaaactgcaaaaatacgtttgtgtgtgtgtgtgtgtgtgtgattttAGTGTAGGTCCCTGAACTGAGGATCGATTGGTTCCGTTTGACTTGCGGAAGGGGAATATCGCTAGGAACCCTCACAGCGTGTAGTAGAAGAAAGCAAAACTCGAGAGCCCAATTTCACCGGCTTTTCCTCACGGCTTgcgcggcaacggcggcggagGAGCGTAACTCGTTGGCGGGCAAATGTTGATCGAGTTGCTGTTCACCGGCGTTTTGCGCTCCTTCAGCGGAATGTTCTCGTAAATTTGGTGAGGAATTTCCTCTGGTGGTCTGAAACAACAGGCGAAAAAAGTTCCGTCAGTAAAATTAGAGACAATtaagtgaaataattaaaaaatatatactaatttttaattgaaaatttaaacagtatCTTTCCCACATAGtaggcaaataattttgtacagctttttggtgcaaaatagACGGTTTTCTGAAAATTACTTACGCAAAGtttctcaaataatttttttccgaaaatatTAGGGGTGGAGGAGCTCCCCTAAACCCTGCGGCTTCTTAGGGGAGCTAAAGACCAGTCTAACAGTGGGTAGTTTTTCAATTCTGACGCTTAGAACCGCAgatttaaagttgaaaatatttgaaaaagccGATAAAGTCGGAAAAGtcgtgttttttaaatttaaaaatgaattaactcgaattttttctgttttaataaaatgcagtggcaaaaaagcatttttatttcaattttaactcttttttaaaggaaatgtTAGGAcctcaataattttctaattatttgctcatgattttgacttgaaaaatCGTCAGAGatacatttttggagaaattgaggcagcaaatggcaatttaaaagaaaaaatctgcacagtagaggaaattttgaccactccaacagcaaattttagattttcacacaagaaaaatggaataaattcatgtcttgcgcaagaaattcgtgaaaattgagtggtaaacccgtattttttttatttaaaaattttctatgaataaatttaataaatcttcTCACCTTGGAAGAGTAACTTCTGCATCAGCCTGTAATCTGCTGTTGCCATTGGTACTGGGGTCGATTCGACAGTTGGAGGCTAGGGAAACAGTGGAGACGGCGGGGGTTACCCTGTTAATATTGGCGCTCAAGTCGGCAGCGGCTGTGTTTCCGCTCGTGTAGCGGATGTTGCTGTAGTCTCGGCCCATTTGCAAGCTCCTCTGTGCAAAGAAAAGTTGGTCAAGGCACGCCAAACAAAGGGAGAGAGATAGAAAAGTGAAATGTTGCactcgaaaacaaaaaaagaaagtgGTGCGAAGACGAGATTTGGTCaacattatttcaaacaacGCAGATGGTTATTTACTCACAATTGCGTCATACATGGttatccatttatttttcgccttttgaaatgaatcaaattaatcaacaGATAAGGATTGGGTTTTTTTCGGTGTGAATTAGAGTGTCTTTCCtgaatgagaattttttatttattttgtgtatcccgaaaaataacaaaaattaaaatattacaattattttaactcttcaaatcaaaatgttcTAGCAACTTTGATTTATCCATTATGTGTAGTTTCTATGAACcaacgaaaattaatatttgtaaccTTCGTCACGGTTTTgataaagattttaaagaggaatgatactgcaaaagccaggaaaatgcttgttgccaatgcataaactcgtcccttaggattcagttaaagcctaaattgacctaagaagcgctgtaattttttgagaaaattggatgGAAAGATACCGTGCTTTTTAATcagtaatggctgtctccttttatgaaatccgatttaatttcaaaaccaagagtttcccaaataagtggcatacaccgttagacagatctcgacgggaggaatcggaatatgccaagaaaatatgttcaagcactgtaaattttgcagaaaattggcaaaatttgaatttttactgaaggaaggtcctttttattattgcaaattgttgaacaaattgtttatcgatcaattgtttatggcattcaacaattcaaataattttcaattgttgccgtgtaccattccactttaaaaatgatGCATTATTTTGGCAAAGTCCactattcattttttccttgcaaagtaaatttaataaaaagttaattaaacaaaagacACTCTAACTAAGCTATGAATAATCAAGAACTGGTAAAAAACGCACCTGTTCGGCTTGAAGCCTGGTGGAAACAGTCTCGATGTAGTGCTGCACGGAGAGGTAGACGAACTTGTATTGCGCCTCCGTTTGCACCATTCCCGAGCGCTGCGAACGCACCATTTGGATTGTACGCTGGATGTCGATTTCACAGTCAAGGCCTGCGGCAAGGTCCAAGGGTAAGTTTCGGTCAGGACATGCAGACGGCGCCGGATTGGCCTCACCTTGTCGCTTGATTTGGTCCAAAATCATGTCCACTACGATAAAAGTGCCGGTGCGCCCGATGCCTGCGCTGCAGTGCACCAAAATGGGCCCGGCCTCTGCAATGCTGCTCTGCCGCGCGTTCACGTCATGCAGGAAATTCAAAACACAGCCCGGATCGGAAGGAACACCATGGTCTGGCCAAGCCTAAAAGAGTTGAAAACATGGGATTGAAATTGGGAATTGGAGAGCAGATTTCGACctctgtaaattatttcactgaGATGATTTAATTGGTTTTCCGATAAAAAAGGAGACGGTTTtggcaaaacaaaaagttggTTTTACTCGATAATAAGAAGCTATAAATCAgaatttaatgattaattaaGAAGGGATGTTTCCTTCCACCGGGTTTT
The nucleotide sequence above comes from Cloeon dipterum chromosome X, ieCloDipt1.1, whole genome shotgun sequence. Encoded proteins:
- the LOC135945276 gene encoding actin-binding Rho-activating protein-like translates to MAMAATSSVQDDALKYLHAPSDMRHCRGALGDKVAMFNGQAENHQAGQSRNPFSGHAGSNGIKPTLDTKDANYGRPVEGSKTDQRGQKAMQHVAKEILELCEIINDCGQSVPTSKSHKYIRFGELFNIYTHISNKVVGILLRARKHCFVDFEGEVLFQRRDDDVPILMVKTIEEIRSIFKSGNALNHGTNSYAAPVSGR